A portion of the Microbulbifer agarilyticus genome contains these proteins:
- a CDS encoding intermembrane phospholipid transport protein YdbH family protein, with protein MLVRYFAVLTLAILIIGAVTGMAAWVTRHTWLPWLINQQFDNARVTSIEQLQISRGYGDWHAHIQRLVIQTDHGQQIRLDNLQIRQLNELFAHVFAASRDSVPKAEISIDQVTVEKAGHASAQSAPGKPGQDDESKATTKRESDADRSQSSGVEQTGDKEREALKISHLLQQLQTLPVRNVEIRTLQLPDYLPGYSTAQFSFGSQGAIEGDIRNSHCDGCLLSLDIDPDKNHPQFQLELTRKQDVIASVTGNLQNIPQSAPATWGISTNTKLSAEPLSALIADLMKPLPPSSIENWQNWLTLLADSRGSATVNLRGKIEDDIRGLQGIDSLHNEIQLNNLTVPLPKILVGTPLSIKTNTKSPIKLALDSLNPLSAREVSGELTIGVQSQPQGNGVYLLNAEIQLTESTDGLPQVAVDGNLDLANWQEVLEHPGIKNYLSGYEIEDLSGTQEFSVSFALPKLDTKIIETKQHIRDFSAQWKFSDNTGFLLKLPKSKTPATLQEWRKTQITVSGDQSISFSAAQIPGSLQASTPLFKVFFETPDQPEGEANTKITTRLLELNCTDVMAKACVFQLDMHASNLSLPEENTRLDNFTLETKIEVRDSTDPASFAIDLSDLNMSVDKSTSGEISTDNSELFSSRASCEINPAKMHCESPQIAVSFAPMALAGHSIEGIVFLEDLHLTRSEDKTSQNVEESGWVTTGLSNYRADQLTIKTANALTIQLASRGKVDFNDKQLSGVSTITSGPLQFDSKWQHDRNNQEGRLELALAPTEFSRSNSLALGIDGLPANLVGGKLEGSAKLHWPDSQQDTAQGSLSDAVVQYNNSYAVGINSTIYLEREGESWATTAPARVSADTIDAGVALKNLHFGLTINASGDVVLTDFSSELLEGALTSDTVKWNIGGEKRQSTFQFTGISLRALTNELESTNFSASGLMDARIPITTDAEGVTVADGSLQSRPPGGRMRYYGAFSPQMLSSNPQLKLVAGALEDYTYRDIHGTIQYPLSGDLQLNLKLTGNSQAIDAKRDLIINLNLENNVPSMLRSLQASRDLTDVLEKQAQ; from the coding sequence GTGCTGGTACGCTATTTTGCCGTGTTGACACTGGCAATCCTTATTATCGGTGCTGTTACTGGAATGGCCGCATGGGTCACTCGACACACTTGGCTACCCTGGCTAATAAACCAACAATTCGATAATGCACGTGTAACCTCCATTGAACAGCTTCAGATATCTCGAGGCTATGGCGACTGGCATGCACATATCCAGCGCTTGGTCATACAAACGGATCACGGTCAGCAGATTCGGCTGGACAACCTCCAGATACGCCAACTCAATGAACTATTCGCTCACGTTTTCGCTGCCAGCAGGGATTCCGTTCCTAAAGCCGAAATATCCATCGACCAAGTGACAGTCGAAAAGGCCGGACATGCCAGTGCGCAGTCTGCACCTGGGAAACCAGGGCAGGACGATGAGTCAAAGGCGACGACCAAGCGAGAATCCGATGCTGATCGCTCCCAATCCTCAGGAGTAGAGCAAACCGGAGACAAAGAGCGCGAAGCACTAAAAATCAGCCACCTGCTTCAACAGCTGCAAACATTGCCTGTACGGAATGTCGAGATTCGTACTCTTCAACTCCCCGACTATTTGCCCGGCTACTCCACGGCACAGTTTTCTTTTGGCAGCCAAGGGGCTATTGAGGGAGATATACGCAACTCACACTGCGATGGATGCCTGCTGTCTTTGGATATAGACCCGGATAAGAACCATCCTCAATTTCAGCTTGAACTCACCCGAAAACAAGATGTAATTGCTAGCGTCACAGGTAACCTGCAAAACATTCCACAAAGTGCTCCCGCAACCTGGGGTATTTCTACCAACACCAAGCTCTCCGCAGAGCCACTATCCGCATTAATTGCAGATTTAATGAAGCCGCTGCCTCCATCATCCATAGAGAACTGGCAAAACTGGCTGACTCTACTCGCTGACAGTCGAGGCTCAGCCACCGTGAATCTAAGAGGAAAAATCGAAGACGATATCCGTGGTCTTCAGGGCATCGACAGCCTTCACAATGAAATTCAGCTCAACAATTTGACTGTGCCGCTACCCAAAATACTGGTCGGCACTCCCCTATCGATCAAGACAAATACCAAATCGCCGATCAAACTCGCGCTGGATAGCCTGAATCCATTGTCAGCAAGAGAAGTTAGCGGTGAGCTCACAATTGGGGTTCAGAGCCAACCGCAAGGCAATGGTGTATATCTATTAAACGCTGAAATCCAGCTCACCGAGTCTACGGATGGGCTACCGCAAGTAGCAGTCGATGGAAATCTTGACCTAGCTAATTGGCAAGAAGTGCTTGAGCACCCAGGAATTAAAAACTATTTGTCGGGATACGAGATCGAGGACCTATCTGGTACACAAGAATTTTCTGTGTCATTTGCACTGCCAAAGCTGGACACAAAAATTATTGAAACGAAGCAACACATCAGGGATTTTTCAGCACAGTGGAAATTCTCTGATAACACCGGATTCCTGCTAAAGCTGCCGAAATCTAAAACACCGGCAACTTTACAGGAGTGGCGCAAGACTCAAATCACTGTCTCCGGCGATCAATCCATATCTTTCAGCGCAGCGCAGATACCGGGTTCATTACAGGCAAGCACGCCCCTATTCAAGGTATTTTTTGAAACACCAGATCAACCAGAAGGCGAAGCCAACACAAAAATCACGACCAGACTACTGGAACTTAACTGTACTGACGTTATGGCGAAAGCCTGCGTATTTCAACTCGACATGCATGCCTCCAACCTTTCGCTTCCCGAGGAAAATACACGCCTAGACAACTTTACTCTAGAGACAAAAATAGAAGTGAGAGATAGCACGGATCCTGCGTCATTCGCTATCGACCTTAGCGACCTCAATATGAGCGTCGACAAGAGCACATCGGGAGAAATAAGTACTGATAACTCCGAACTGTTTTCCTCGAGGGCATCCTGTGAAATTAACCCGGCGAAAATGCATTGTGAGTCACCCCAAATTGCCGTCAGCTTCGCACCTATGGCACTTGCAGGCCACAGCATTGAGGGGATCGTTTTTCTAGAGGACCTTCACCTTACAAGATCAGAGGATAAAACATCGCAAAATGTAGAAGAAAGCGGTTGGGTAACGACGGGCTTGTCGAATTATCGCGCAGACCAGCTGACCATCAAAACCGCAAATGCGCTGACGATCCAGCTGGCATCCCGCGGAAAAGTTGATTTCAATGATAAACAGCTAAGCGGTGTCAGTACTATCACTAGCGGTCCGCTGCAATTTGACAGTAAATGGCAACACGATCGAAATAACCAAGAAGGCAGGCTGGAGCTGGCACTTGCTCCTACCGAATTCAGCCGCAGTAATTCTCTGGCACTGGGAATAGATGGACTGCCAGCAAACCTGGTAGGCGGAAAACTCGAAGGCTCCGCAAAGCTCCATTGGCCAGACAGCCAACAGGATACCGCCCAAGGCTCTTTATCGGATGCTGTTGTTCAATACAACAACAGCTATGCAGTAGGAATTAATTCCACAATATATCTTGAGCGTGAAGGTGAATCATGGGCGACAACTGCCCCAGCTCGAGTCTCCGCCGACACCATTGATGCCGGTGTCGCTCTCAAAAATTTGCACTTTGGCCTGACCATAAACGCATCCGGCGATGTTGTATTGACTGACTTTTCCTCTGAGCTCCTCGAGGGTGCCCTCACTTCAGATACGGTTAAATGGAACATTGGTGGGGAAAAACGGCAATCCACCTTTCAGTTCACTGGTATTTCCCTCCGTGCACTGACGAACGAACTCGAGTCAACCAACTTTTCCGCTAGTGGCCTGATGGATGCGCGCATACCAATTACGACAGATGCCGAAGGGGTTACGGTTGCAGATGGAAGCTTACAATCCCGGCCACCGGGAGGGCGCATGCGCTACTACGGCGCATTCTCCCCGCAAATGCTGTCCAGTAACCCACAGCTTAAGCTGGTGGCTGGTGCGCTGGAGGATTACACCTACCGCGACATTCATGGCACTATTCAATATCCATTGAGTGGTGACTTGCAGCTCAACCTGAAGCTGACTGGGAACAGCCAGGCAATAGACGCGAAACGCGACCTGATCATCAATCTGAACCTGGAAAACAATGTCCCCAGCATGCTGCGCTCACTGCAAGCTAGCCGTGATTTAACCGACGTGTTGGAGAAACAGGCACAGTAA
- the ggt gene encoding gamma-glutamyltransferase: MTFFLKRDMGDGAQVPKTSRIVRATTAAVGAFLSTLLFSASVSAYDRVNGEGFASRSPVLATQGMAATSHPLATQVALDILKKGGSAVDAAIAANAAQGLMEPTGNGIGGDLFAIVWSAKDKKLHGLNASGRSPKSLPFNYFADNNLEKIPSHGPLPVSVPGAVDGWFELHEKFGKLPMQELLAPTIRYANEGFPVTQLVAYYWNRSVPKLEQFPGFQETYMPGGKAPQEGDLFRNPRLGDTLQKIADGGRDAFYKGDIAREIDRYMKANGGFLSYEDLAGHTSDWVEPVSTNYRGYDVWELPPNGQGIAALQILNILEAYDLKKLGRTSPEYIHLFAEAKKLAFEDRAKYYADPDFNQLPVQELISKSYAEKRRALIDPNKAAKRYEAGTVALRHGDTIYLTTADKDGNMVSLIQSNYRGMGSGMTPGDLGFILQDRGEMFSLQEGHFNQYAPGKRPFHTIIPAFVTKDDKPWLSFGVMGGATQPQMHAQIVINMLDFGMNVQEAGDAPRILHSGSSQPTDELMEDGGYLSLEDGFPMETRRQLVQMGHQIRFESGPYGGYQAIQKTENGVYHGASESRKDGQAAGY, translated from the coding sequence ATGACATTTTTCCTCAAGCGTGACATGGGCGATGGCGCCCAAGTGCCTAAAACTTCGCGCATAGTGCGGGCGACAACCGCGGCGGTTGGTGCATTTCTGAGCACTCTATTGTTTTCCGCCAGTGTTTCAGCCTATGACCGTGTTAACGGTGAGGGGTTCGCAAGCCGCTCACCGGTCCTGGCAACACAGGGCATGGCCGCCACCAGCCACCCCTTGGCGACGCAGGTGGCGCTGGATATTCTGAAAAAGGGGGGCAGCGCCGTGGATGCTGCAATCGCAGCGAATGCGGCTCAAGGACTGATGGAGCCAACAGGTAACGGTATTGGCGGGGATTTGTTCGCCATTGTCTGGAGTGCAAAGGATAAGAAGCTGCATGGACTAAATGCCAGTGGTCGATCGCCAAAGTCTCTGCCATTTAATTACTTTGCCGACAATAATCTGGAAAAAATTCCATCTCATGGTCCTTTGCCCGTTTCTGTGCCGGGCGCGGTAGATGGCTGGTTTGAGCTGCATGAAAAATTTGGCAAGTTGCCCATGCAGGAGCTGCTTGCTCCGACTATTCGATATGCGAATGAAGGGTTTCCGGTTACTCAGCTGGTGGCTTACTACTGGAATCGATCGGTGCCCAAGCTGGAGCAGTTCCCGGGGTTTCAGGAGACTTACATGCCTGGCGGCAAGGCTCCGCAGGAGGGTGACCTGTTTCGAAATCCGCGCCTTGGCGATACCCTGCAGAAAATAGCCGATGGTGGTCGCGATGCCTTTTATAAAGGCGATATTGCGCGCGAGATCGACCGTTATATGAAAGCCAATGGGGGGTTCCTGTCATACGAGGATCTGGCCGGCCACACTTCCGATTGGGTGGAGCCAGTTTCCACCAACTACCGCGGGTACGATGTATGGGAGCTGCCACCGAACGGCCAGGGTATCGCAGCACTGCAAATCCTCAATATCCTGGAAGCCTACGACCTGAAAAAGCTTGGGCGTACGAGCCCCGAGTACATTCATCTTTTTGCCGAGGCCAAAAAGCTCGCGTTTGAGGATCGCGCCAAATACTACGCCGACCCGGATTTCAACCAGCTACCGGTACAGGAGCTGATCTCCAAATCCTACGCCGAGAAACGTCGCGCCCTGATTGACCCCAATAAAGCGGCAAAGCGTTATGAGGCGGGAACCGTCGCGCTGCGCCACGGCGATACCATTTATCTCACTACCGCGGACAAAGACGGCAACATGGTGTCTCTGATCCAGAGTAATTACCGAGGTATGGGATCTGGCATGACCCCTGGCGATCTGGGCTTTATCTTGCAGGATCGCGGGGAAATGTTCAGTTTGCAGGAAGGGCATTTCAACCAATACGCGCCGGGCAAGCGTCCATTCCATACCATTATCCCGGCGTTTGTGACTAAGGATGATAAACCCTGGTTGAGCTTTGGCGTTATGGGTGGTGCTACCCAACCTCAGATGCATGCGCAGATCGTCATCAATATGCTGGACTTCGGTATGAATGTGCAGGAGGCCGGTGATGCCCCCCGGATCTTGCACAGTGGTTCCAGCCAACCCACCGATGAATTGATGGAAGACGGCGGCTATCTGAGCCTCGAAGACGGTTTTCCAATGGAAACCCGGCGCCAGCTTGTCCAGATGGGACACCAAATCCGCTTCGAAAGCGGCCCCTATGGTGGTTACCAGGCAATTCAGAAGACGGAAAACGGCGTGTACCACGGTGCTTCTGAAAGCCGAAAAGATGGCCAGGCTGCCGGTTACTAA
- the pepN gene encoding aminopeptidase N has product MQDTQPQTIFLKDYQVPDYLIDRTDLTFDLDPQATLVKSRLQVRRNPAADASGDLPPLWLDGVDLELLSVAVDGELLPAQRYSEQTDGLLLTVDKESFVLEVQTRIAPESNTSLEGLYLSNGMYCTQCEAEGFRKITFYPDRPDVMSVFTTTIVAPATYPVLLSNGNKIDSGTTEDGRLCVTWEDPFAKPSYLFALVAGDLQFVEDHFTTSSGRKVTLQLFTEPKNIGKTAHAMESLKKSMKWDEEVYGREYDLDIFMIVAVDHFNMGAMENKGLNIFNSACVLASPETATDAAFQRIEAIVAHEYFHNWSGNRVTCRDWFQLSLKEGFTVFRDAEFSADMNSRGVKRIEDVTLLRTAQFAEDAGPMSHPVRPDSYMEISNFYTLTVYEKGAEVVRMIHRLLGAEAFRRGSDLYFERHDGCAVTCEDFVAAMEDANGADLTLFRRWYSQGGTPVLDVEDKYDAEAQEYHLTIRQHTPDTPGQTDKQPLHMPIAVSLLGADGRELSLDQEASIERVLHLTEATQTFTFADIPERPLPSLLRGFSAPVKLRYRYTSDQLLFLMQYDTDSFNRWDASQRLAFEALEQLQRAYRAGGEMQAPEALLQGLSAVLENTQLDPALVAKMLTLPSPQELAEHGDAIDAQAIVAARVFVRDSIAKALASRFLKRYQSLDQRKPYQPVAEDIAERSLKNTCLSYLCATGSADALALAESQFMRKENMTDVAAALAALIEFGPADQAEEHLESFYQQWQQDTQVVETWFGLQAGSANYGTLGRVRELMSHPAFEFTNPNKVRAVVGGFAMRNFAQFHQEDGTGYEFLAEQVIALDKLNPQIAARIVTPLTRWRKYRTLEAEQIRSALQRVSDSGELSRDLYEVVSKALEN; this is encoded by the coding sequence ATGCAAGACACACAGCCACAAACAATTTTTCTGAAAGACTATCAGGTTCCAGACTATTTGATTGACCGAACCGATCTGACGTTCGATCTCGATCCGCAAGCCACACTGGTGAAATCGCGGTTGCAGGTTCGCCGTAATCCGGCAGCCGATGCGAGCGGAGACCTTCCGCCGTTATGGCTCGACGGTGTGGATCTCGAGCTTCTCTCCGTTGCGGTAGATGGCGAGCTGCTGCCGGCCCAGCGCTACAGTGAGCAAACGGATGGATTGTTGCTGACTGTGGATAAAGAATCGTTTGTATTGGAAGTGCAGACCCGTATCGCACCGGAAAGCAATACGTCACTGGAGGGCTTATACCTTTCTAATGGTATGTACTGCACTCAGTGTGAGGCGGAAGGGTTTCGCAAGATCACATTTTATCCGGATCGCCCGGATGTTATGAGTGTGTTTACCACCACGATCGTTGCGCCCGCCACTTACCCGGTTCTACTATCTAACGGAAACAAGATTGACAGCGGCACGACCGAAGATGGACGCCTGTGTGTAACTTGGGAAGACCCGTTCGCCAAACCTTCCTATCTATTTGCCCTGGTTGCTGGTGACCTGCAGTTTGTGGAAGATCACTTTACGACCAGCAGTGGCCGCAAAGTGACTTTGCAGCTGTTCACCGAGCCAAAGAATATTGGCAAGACCGCGCACGCCATGGAGTCTCTGAAGAAGTCCATGAAGTGGGATGAAGAAGTCTACGGTCGCGAGTATGACCTGGATATCTTTATGATTGTGGCCGTAGATCATTTCAATATGGGCGCGATGGAAAACAAGGGATTGAACATCTTCAATTCCGCTTGCGTTCTTGCGAGCCCGGAAACCGCGACCGATGCAGCGTTCCAGCGTATCGAAGCGATTGTCGCCCATGAATACTTTCATAATTGGTCCGGCAATCGCGTGACCTGTCGGGACTGGTTCCAGCTTAGCCTGAAAGAGGGGTTTACTGTATTTCGTGATGCGGAGTTTTCCGCAGACATGAACTCCCGTGGAGTGAAGCGGATTGAAGATGTCACATTGCTGCGTACGGCACAATTTGCTGAAGATGCAGGCCCGATGTCACACCCGGTACGTCCGGATTCCTACATGGAAATCTCCAACTTCTATACCCTGACCGTGTATGAAAAGGGTGCGGAGGTTGTGCGTATGATCCACCGCCTCTTGGGTGCCGAAGCATTCCGTCGCGGCAGTGACCTCTACTTTGAACGGCACGATGGCTGCGCGGTTACCTGCGAAGATTTTGTGGCGGCGATGGAAGACGCCAATGGTGCCGACCTGACCCTGTTCCGCCGTTGGTACAGTCAGGGCGGTACGCCGGTACTTGATGTTGAGGACAAGTACGACGCAGAAGCGCAGGAATACCACTTAACCATTCGCCAGCACACGCCGGATACTCCAGGACAAACCGACAAACAGCCCTTACATATGCCAATAGCGGTAAGCCTATTGGGTGCAGACGGCAGAGAGCTGTCGCTGGATCAAGAGGCAAGTATCGAGCGGGTACTACATCTGACGGAAGCGACGCAGACATTCACCTTCGCAGACATTCCAGAGCGGCCGCTGCCATCTTTACTGCGTGGGTTCTCTGCCCCGGTAAAGCTGCGCTATCGCTACACAAGTGACCAGCTTCTATTCTTGATGCAGTACGATACAGACTCCTTTAATCGCTGGGACGCGAGCCAACGGCTTGCATTTGAGGCGCTTGAACAGTTACAGCGTGCGTATCGTGCTGGTGGTGAAATGCAGGCGCCGGAGGCGTTATTGCAAGGACTATCCGCTGTTTTAGAAAATACGCAGTTGGATCCAGCGCTGGTTGCGAAGATGCTGACACTGCCAAGTCCGCAAGAACTGGCTGAACACGGCGACGCCATCGATGCTCAGGCTATCGTCGCCGCCCGTGTATTCGTGCGCGACTCAATCGCCAAAGCCCTGGCATCACGATTCCTGAAACGCTATCAGTCGCTGGATCAGCGTAAGCCCTATCAACCCGTTGCTGAGGACATTGCAGAGCGCAGCCTCAAGAATACGTGCCTGTCATACCTTTGCGCCACGGGTAGTGCGGATGCACTGGCGTTGGCTGAAAGCCAGTTTATGCGCAAGGAAAATATGACGGATGTTGCCGCCGCACTCGCAGCACTGATTGAGTTTGGTCCTGCGGATCAGGCTGAAGAGCACCTTGAATCGTTCTATCAGCAGTGGCAGCAAGATACCCAGGTGGTGGAAACCTGGTTTGGGCTGCAGGCGGGCAGTGCGAATTATGGAACCCTAGGCCGGGTGCGCGAGCTGATGTCCCATCCTGCATTCGAGTTTACCAACCCGAATAAAGTACGCGCGGTAGTTGGTGGCTTTGCCATGCGGAACTTTGCCCAGTTCCATCAGGAGGATGGAACTGGTTATGAGTTTTTAGCCGAGCAGGTGATTGCGCTGGATAAGCTAAATCCACAAATTGCTGCGCGGATTGTTACCCCACTTACTCGCTGGCGAAAGTACCGTACGCTGGAAGCGGAGCAGATTCGCTCCGCATTGCAGCGCGTGTCTGACAGTGGTGAGCTGTCGAGAGACCTCTACGAGGTAGTCAGCAAGGCGCTGGAAAACTAA